In one window of Porites lutea chromosome 8, jaPorLute2.1, whole genome shotgun sequence DNA:
- the LOC140946973 gene encoding uncharacterized protein has translation MSPLFFVIFFLAAVGYVNGGTCGTIGDGTCYYIDDPCPQGMEECSDIYECELDTNKCCCPVKPRDPCGSGNIEDTCYYIGDDCPSGRVDCAADYSCPLDTNKCCCVH, from the exons ATGTCTCCATTGTTTTTCGTGATTTTCTTCTTGGCTGCAGTGGGTTATGTAAATG GAGGTACCTGTGGCACGATTGGTGACGGAACTTGCTATTACATTGACGATCCCTGTCCACAGGGAATGGAAGAATGCTCTGATATATATGAGTGTGAATTGGACACCAACAAATGCTGTTGTCCAGTAAAGCCAA GAGACCCTTGTGGTTCAGGAAATATAGAAGATACCTGCTATTACATCGGTGACGATTGCCCCAGTGGACGTGTAGACTGCGCCGCTGATTACTCTTGCCCATTGGACACTAACAAATGCTGCTGCGTTCACTAA
- the LOC140946705 gene encoding uncharacterized protein: MFAPGSVVILTKKIRSLGSSLLTNTFLFTSCLRDDDGYESNEDDTEDVDDDFDDNAASFLPATFVDGENDNSDAGEDGGGENGSDDSCMGIGEGNEITTCITEEHELPHEIQEISLAEEVLDGSSDELSVNDDSHIGDGDKDGDENVGDGGNEHENDSNMGMAKGEEIKPCITEERELPQEIHKLSLAETVEGLAEPASHEMKMHALRGREEANDGASRSLSVRRSLRVTTVGEKWSSSKGGPSTVNRELAKHSARQPEVEVTILLPDYTEEEKQEADESNVRLFTSQAMPGIDPIVGLSFPSDDVGIDVVIGHGQKLGAPAQVIAKRRKCKRVHIVHTASEELAMFKEGETAIPDGEEKHRTEIDLCKEADVIVTIGPKLKEAISAYLRPHGRDEHVIDITPGIFSEFAELKQASQEREQFRILVFGCCNLEDFKLKGYDIAAQAIASLKDESYLLHFVGAPNGKEEEVKNRLLKCGIPRTQLTVRKFAENRDEIKDLLLTVDLAIMPSRTEGFGLTALEALSAGLPILVGNNSGFGKAIWNVNSGRSCVVCSDDPEKWAKDIKHVRQRTRELRLEEACSLREAYDKKYKWETQCEMLVQKLRHILE, translated from the exons ATGTTTGCTCCAGGATCGGTCgtgattttgacaaaaaaaatacgttCTCTTGGAAGTAGTTTGTTAACTAATACTTTCTTATTTACTTCTTGTCTTCGCGATGATGACGGCTACGAAAGTAATGAAGATGACACTGAGGATGTAGATGATGATTTTGATGATAATGCAGCTTCCTTTTTGCCTGCAACTTTTGTTGATGGCGAGAATGATAACAGTGATGCTGGTGAAGATGGTGGCGGTGAAAATGGAAGCGACGACAGTTGTATGGGGATTGGTGAAGGAAACGAGATCACAACTTGTATTACGGAAGAACATGAATTGCCACATGAAATCCAGGAGATTAGCCTAGCAGAAGAAGTCTTAGATGGATCAAGTGATGAGTTAAGTGTCAATGACGACAGTCATATCGGTGACGGAGATAAAGATGGTGACGAGAATGTCGGTGATGGTGGCAATGAACATGAAAACGACAGCAATATGGGCATGGCTAAAGGAGAAGAGATCAAACCATGTATAACGGAAGAACGTGAATTGCCACAGGAAATCCATAAGCTTAGCCTAGCAGAAACAGTAGAAGGCCTGGCTGAACCAGCCTCGCATGAAATGAAAATGCACGC CTTACGAGGTAGA GAAGAAGCAAACGACGGAGCTTCTAGATCTCTCTCAGTAAGAAGATCTTTAAGAGTAACTACTGTGGGAGAGAAATGGAGTTCATCAAAAGGTGGACCGTCTACGGTAAACAGAGAATTAGCAAAACACTCAGCACGCCAGCCTGAGGTAGAAGTAACTATTCTATTGCCAGACTACACTGAAGAGGAGAAGCAAGAAGCTGATGAATCTAATGTGCGTCTTTTCACATCACAGGCGATGCCTGGTATTGATCCCATCGTGGGATTGAGCTTTCCCTCAGATGATGTCGGTATTGACGTCGTCATAGGCCATGGTCAGAAGCTCGGAGCACCAGCTCAGGTCATAGCTAAAAGGCGCAAGTGCAAACGTGTTCATATAGTACACACTGCCAGTGAAGAGCTTGCAATGTTTAAGGAAGGCGAAACAGCGATACCTGATGGCGAGGAAAAGCACCGAACTGAAATAGATTTGTGTAAGGAAGCTGATGTCATCGTGACCATTGGACCAAAGCTGAAGGAAGCTATCTCAGCCTACCTGCGGCCGCACGGCAGAGATGAACACGTGATAGATATCACACCTGGTATTTTTTCGGAGTTCGCAGAGTTGAAGCAAGCCAGTCAGGAGAGAGAGCAGTTCCGCATCTTAGTGTTTGGTTGTTGTAACTTAGAAGATTTTAAACTAAAGGGATATGATATAGCTGCTCAAGCTATAGCAAGCTTAAAAGACGAAAGCTACCTTCTTCACTTTGTCGGGGCACCAAACGGTAAAGAAGAAGAAGTTAAAAACAGGTTACTGAAGTGTGGCATTCCTCGCACACAGTTAACTGTTCGAAAATTTGCTGAGAATCGCGACGAAATAAAAGATCTCTTGCTCACAGTGGATCTCGCCATTATGCCTTCACGAACGGAAGGTTTTGGCCTCACCGCTCTCGAAGCACTTTCAGCTGGCCTTCCTATTTTGGTGGGTAACAATTCGGGATTCGGAAAAGCTATTTGGAATGTAAATTCCGGACGTTCATGTGTGGTTTGTTCCGATGATCCTGAAAAGTGGGCTAAAGACATCAAACATGTAAGACAGAGAACAAGGGAACTCAGGCTAGAGGAAGCTTGCTCTCTCCGAGAGGCCTATGACAAAAAGTACAAATGGGAAACACAATGTGAAATGCTTGTACAAAAGCTGCGACATATTTTAGAGTAA